A portion of the Enterobacter sp. SA187 genome contains these proteins:
- a CDS encoding Tex family protein, translated as MMNNSLCRIIAGELQARAEQVESAVRLLDEGNTVPFIARYRKEVTGGLDDTQLRQLETRLGYLRELEERRQAILKSIGEQGKLTDELAGAINSTLSKTELEDLYLPYKPKRRTRGQIAIEAGLEPLADLLWKDPSHHPETEAAKFVDADKGVADTKAALDGARYILMERFAEDAALLAKVRDYLWKNAHLVATVISGKEEEGAKFRDYFDHHEPISSVPSHRALAMFRGRNEGILQLALNADPQFDEPPKESHCEQIIIDHLGLRLNNAPADSWRRGVVSWTWRIKVLMHLETELMGTVRERAEDEAINVFARNLHDLLMAAPAGLRATMGLDPGLRTGVKVAVVDGTGKLVATDTIYPHTGQAAKAAVVVATLCEKHNVELVAIGNGTASRETERFFLDVQKQFPKVTAQKVIVSEAGASVYSASELAALEFPDLDVSIRGAVSIARRLQDPLAELVKIDPKSIGVGQYQHDVSQSQLARKLDAVVEDCVNAVGVDLNTASVPLLTRVAGLTRMMAQNIVAWRDENGQFQNRQQLLKVSRLGPKAFEQCAGFLRINHGDNPLDASTVHPEAYPVVERILAATEQSLRDLMGNGNELRQLKASDFTDERFGVPTVTDIIKELEKPGRDPRPEFKTATFAEGVETMNDLLPGMILEGAVTNVTNFGAFVDIGVHQDGLVHISSLSNKFVDDPHSVVKAGDIVKVKVMEVDLPRKRIALTMRLDEQPGETSSRRGSGPQREQASRPAARGAAKPRGRDAQPSGNSAMMDALAAAMGKKR; from the coding sequence ATGATGAATAATTCGCTCTGCCGCATTATTGCGGGTGAACTTCAGGCGAGAGCTGAACAGGTAGAATCTGCCGTTCGCCTGCTTGATGAAGGGAACACCGTGCCGTTCATTGCACGTTATCGTAAAGAAGTCACCGGCGGTCTGGACGACACGCAATTACGTCAGCTCGAAACCCGTCTTGGCTACCTGCGCGAACTGGAAGAGAGACGCCAGGCGATCCTCAAATCCATCGGCGAACAGGGCAAGCTGACCGACGAGCTGGCCGGGGCCATCAACAGTACGCTGAGCAAAACCGAACTCGAAGATCTCTATCTGCCCTATAAGCCTAAGCGACGTACGCGCGGGCAAATCGCCATTGAAGCGGGACTCGAACCGCTCGCCGATCTGCTGTGGAAGGATCCGTCCCATCACCCGGAAACTGAAGCCGCGAAATTCGTCGATGCGGATAAAGGCGTGGCTGACACCAAAGCCGCGCTGGATGGCGCGCGTTATATTCTGATGGAGCGCTTTGCGGAAGACGCGGCGCTGCTGGCGAAAGTGCGTGACTACCTGTGGAAGAACGCGCACCTGGTGGCGACGGTGATTAGCGGCAAAGAGGAAGAAGGCGCGAAATTCCGCGACTATTTCGATCATCACGAACCTATTAGCAGCGTGCCGTCACACCGAGCGCTGGCGATGTTCCGTGGCCGCAATGAAGGCATTCTGCAACTGGCGCTGAACGCCGATCCGCAGTTTGATGAGCCGCCCAAAGAGAGCCATTGCGAACAGATTATCATCGACCATCTCGGCCTGCGCCTGAACAACGCCCCTGCCGACAGCTGGCGGCGTGGCGTGGTGAGCTGGACGTGGCGCATCAAGGTGCTGATGCACCTCGAAACGGAATTAATGGGCACCGTGCGTGAGCGCGCCGAAGACGAAGCCATTAACGTGTTCGCCCGTAACCTGCACGATCTGCTGATGGCGGCCCCTGCGGGTCTGCGCGCCACCATGGGTCTCGATCCCGGCCTGCGCACCGGCGTGAAAGTGGCGGTGGTTGACGGCACCGGCAAGCTGGTGGCGACCGACACCATCTATCCGCACACCGGCCAGGCTGCGAAAGCGGCGGTAGTGGTCGCCACGCTGTGCGAAAAACATAACGTTGAGCTGGTGGCCATCGGTAACGGTACCGCTTCCCGCGAAACCGAGCGCTTCTTCCTCGACGTGCAAAAGCAGTTCCCGAAAGTCACGGCGCAAAAAGTGATCGTCAGCGAAGCGGGCGCATCCGTCTATTCCGCCTCAGAACTGGCGGCGCTGGAGTTCCCGGATCTGGATGTCTCCATCCGTGGCGCGGTGTCTATCGCCCGTCGTTTACAGGATCCGCTGGCGGAGCTGGTGAAAATCGATCCGAAATCCATCGGCGTCGGCCAGTACCAGCACGACGTCAGCCAGTCACAGCTGGCGCGTAAGCTCGATGCGGTGGTGGAAGACTGCGTAAACGCCGTGGGCGTCGATCTGAATACCGCCTCCGTACCGCTGTTAACCCGCGTGGCGGGTTTAACCCGCATGATGGCGCAGAATATTGTCGCCTGGCGCGATGAGAACGGGCAGTTCCAGAACCGCCAGCAGTTGCTGAAGGTGAGCCGTTTGGGGCCGAAAGCCTTCGAGCAGTGCGCGGGCTTCCTGCGTATTAACCACGGCGATAACCCGCTGGATGCGTCAACGGTGCACCCGGAAGCCTATCCGGTGGTGGAGCGCATTCTGGCCGCCACAGAGCAGTCATTGCGCGATCTGATGGGTAACGGCAACGAGCTGCGTCAGCTGAAAGCCTCGGACTTCACCGATGAGCGTTTCGGCGTGCCGACGGTGACCGACATCATCAAAGAGCTGGAAAAACCAGGCCGCGATCCGCGTCCGGAATTCAAAACCGCGACCTTCGCCGAGGGCGTGGAAACCATGAACGACCTGCTGCCAGGCATGATCCTTGAAGGCGCGGTGACCAACGTCACCAACTTTGGCGCATTCGTGGACATCGGCGTGCATCAGGACGGCCTGGTGCATATCTCCTCGCTGTCCAACAAGTTTGTCGACGATCCGCACAGCGTGGTGAAAGCCGGTGATATCGTCAAAGTGAAGGTGATGGAAGTCGATCTGCCGCGAAAACGTATCGCCCTGACCATGCGTCTTGACGAACAGCCAGGCGAAACCAGTTCCCGTCGCGGCAGTGGCCCGCAGCGCGAACAGGCCAGCCGCCCGGCAGCGCGCGGGGCGGCAAAACCACGCGGTCGTGATGCTCAGCCATCCGGCAACAGCGCGATGATGGATGCGCTGGCGGCGGCCATGGGTAAAAAACGTTAA
- the greB gene encoding transcription elongation factor GreB: protein MKTPLITREGYDKLKQEMDYLWRQERPEVTKKVTWAASLGDRSENADYQYNKKRLREIDRRVRYLTKCLENLRIVDYSPQQEGKVFFGAWVEIENDEGDTRRFRIVGYDEIFGQKDYISIDSPMARALLKKEVGDVAVVQTPGGEATWYVNEITYVK from the coding sequence ATGAAAACGCCCCTGATTACCCGTGAGGGTTACGACAAACTCAAGCAGGAAATGGATTATCTCTGGCGTCAGGAGCGCCCCGAAGTCACCAAAAAAGTGACCTGGGCGGCAAGTCTGGGCGACCGCAGTGAAAACGCCGACTACCAGTATAATAAGAAACGGCTGCGCGAGATCGACCGCCGGGTGCGCTATCTCACTAAATGCCTCGAAAATCTGCGTATCGTAGATTACTCCCCGCAGCAGGAAGGCAAAGTCTTTTTTGGCGCCTGGGTGGAAATTGAGAACGACGAGGGCGATACCCGCCGTTTCCGCATTGTCGGCTACGATGAAATTTTTGGTCAAAAGGATTACATCTCCATCGACTCGCCGATGGCGCGCGCGCTGCTGAAGAAAGAGGTTGGCGACGTCGCCGTGGTGCAGACGCCGGGCGGTGAAGCCACCTGGTATGTGAATGAGATCACCTATGTAAAATAG
- the feoA gene encoding ferrous iron transporter A, with translation MAFSPDSAWKITGFAPEISAAYRQKLLSLGMLPGSSFNVVRVAPFGDPVHIETRRVSLVLRKKDLALLEVEAVSR, from the coding sequence ATGGCATTCTCACCTGACAGCGCGTGGAAAATTACCGGTTTCGCCCCTGAAATCAGCGCGGCTTACCGTCAGAAACTGCTTTCGCTTGGCATGCTGCCGGGCTCGTCATTTAACGTGGTGCGCGTCGCGCCCTTCGGTGACCCTGTACATATTGAAACCCGTCGGGTCAGCCTGGTATTACGAAAAAAAGATCTGGCGTTATTAGAAGTGGAAGCGGTATCCCGTTAA
- the envZ gene encoding two-component system sensor histidine kinase EnvZ, with translation MRRMRFSPRSSFARTLLLIVTLLFVSLVTTYLVVLNFAILPSLQQFNKVLAYEVRMLMTDKLQLEDGTQLVVPPAFRREIYRELGISLYSNEAAEDAGLRWAQHYEFLSHQMAQQLGGPTEVRVEVNKSSPVVWLKTWLSPNIWVRVPLTEIHQGDFSPLFRYTLAIMLMAIGGAWLFIRIQNRPLVDLEHAALKVGKGQIPQPLREYGASEVRSVTRAFNQMAAGVKQLADDRTLLMAGVSHDLRTPLTRIRLATEMMAEEDGYLAESINKDIEECNAIIEQFIDYLRTGQEMPMEIADLNSVLGEVVAAESGYEREIETAMHPDEILVRMHPLSIKRAVANMVVNAARYGNGWIKVSSGTEPHRAWFQVEDDGPGIKPEQRKHLFQPFVRGDSARSTSGTGLGLAIVQRIVDNHNGLLELGTSERGGLCIRAWLPVPVTRVASQVKES, from the coding sequence ATGAGGCGAATGCGCTTCTCGCCGCGAAGCTCGTTTGCCCGCACGCTGTTACTGATCGTCACCCTGCTGTTCGTCAGCCTGGTGACGACCTATCTGGTGGTGCTGAACTTCGCGATCCTGCCGAGCCTCCAGCAGTTTAATAAGGTCCTCGCTTACGAAGTCCGTATGCTGATGACCGATAAACTGCAACTGGAGGACGGCACGCAACTGGTGGTTCCCCCTGCGTTTCGCCGGGAGATCTACCGCGAACTGGGCATTTCGCTCTACTCCAACGAGGCCGCTGAAGACGCGGGCCTGCGTTGGGCGCAACACTACGAATTCTTAAGCCATCAGATGGCGCAGCAGCTGGGCGGCCCGACGGAAGTGCGCGTCGAGGTCAACAAAAGCTCGCCCGTCGTGTGGCTCAAAACCTGGCTGTCGCCCAATATCTGGGTGCGCGTACCGCTCACGGAAATTCATCAGGGCGATTTCTCCCCGCTGTTCCGCTATACGCTGGCTATTATGCTGATGGCGATAGGCGGCGCATGGCTGTTTATCCGTATCCAGAACCGGCCGCTGGTGGATCTGGAACATGCCGCGCTTAAAGTGGGGAAAGGGCAAATTCCGCAGCCGCTGCGCGAATATGGCGCGTCTGAGGTGCGCTCCGTGACCCGCGCCTTCAACCAGATGGCGGCGGGCGTAAAACAGCTGGCCGATGACCGTACGCTGTTAATGGCGGGCGTCAGCCACGATCTGCGTACGCCGCTGACCCGCATTCGCCTCGCCACGGAAATGATGGCCGAAGAAGACGGCTATCTCGCGGAATCCATCAATAAAGACATCGAAGAGTGCAACGCCATTATCGAGCAGTTTATTGATTACCTGCGTACCGGCCAGGAAATGCCGATGGAGATCGCCGATCTCAATTCGGTACTGGGCGAAGTGGTGGCGGCTGAAAGCGGCTATGAGCGTGAAATCGAAACGGCGATGCACCCGGATGAGATCCTGGTGCGTATGCATCCGCTCTCCATTAAGCGTGCCGTGGCGAATATGGTGGTTAACGCCGCCCGCTATGGCAACGGCTGGATCAAAGTCAGCAGCGGTACCGAGCCGCATCGCGCCTGGTTCCAGGTGGAGGACGACGGTCCGGGGATCAAACCGGAGCAGCGTAAGCACCTGTTCCAGCCTTTTGTGCGGGGCGACAGCGCGCGCAGCACCAGCGGTACAGGCTTAGGCCTGGCGATTGTGCAGCGTATTGTCGATAACCATAACGGTCTGCTGGAGCTGGGCACGAGCGAGCGGGGCGGGTTATGCATACGCGCCTGGCTGCCGGTTCCGGTGACGCGTGTCGCAAGTCAGGTGAAAGAGAGTTAA
- the ompR gene encoding osmolarity response regulator transcription factor OmpR, giving the protein MQENYKILVVDDDMRLRALLERYLTEQGFQVRSVANAEQMDRLLTRESFHLMVLDLMLPGEDGLSICRRLRSQSNPMPIIMVTAKGEEVDRIVGLEIGADDYIPKPFNPRELLARIRAVLRRQANELPGAPSQEEAVIAFGKFKLNLGTREMFREDEPMPLTSGEFAVLKALVSHPREPLSRDKLMNLARGREYSAMERSIDVQISRLRRMVEEDPAHPRYIQTVWGLGYVFVPDGAKA; this is encoded by the coding sequence ATGCAAGAGAATTATAAGATTCTGGTCGTCGATGACGATATGCGCCTGCGTGCGCTGCTTGAACGTTATCTCACCGAGCAAGGCTTCCAGGTTCGCAGCGTCGCCAACGCAGAACAGATGGATCGCCTGTTAACCCGTGAATCCTTCCACCTGATGGTGCTCGACTTAATGTTACCTGGTGAAGATGGTTTGTCCATCTGCCGCCGTCTGCGTAGCCAGAGCAACCCGATGCCGATCATTATGGTCACGGCGAAAGGTGAAGAAGTTGACCGTATCGTGGGCCTCGAAATTGGCGCTGACGACTACATTCCGAAACCCTTCAACCCGCGCGAGCTGCTGGCCCGTATCCGCGCCGTGCTGCGTCGTCAGGCGAATGAGCTGCCGGGCGCGCCCTCTCAGGAAGAAGCGGTTATCGCCTTTGGTAAGTTTAAGCTTAACCTCGGCACCCGCGAAATGTTCCGCGAAGATGAGCCGATGCCGCTGACCAGCGGTGAATTTGCCGTGCTGAAAGCGCTGGTCAGTCATCCGCGCGAGCCGCTGTCCCGCGATAAGCTGATGAACCTGGCCCGTGGCCGCGAATACTCCGCGATGGAGCGTTCCATCGACGTACAGATCTCCCGCCTGCGCCGCATGGTGGAAGAGGATCCGGCGCACCCGCGCTATATTCAGACCGTCTGGGGTCTGGGCTACGTCTTTGTGCCGGACGGCGCTAAAGCATGA